One window of the Betta splendens chromosome 21, fBetSpl5.4, whole genome shotgun sequence genome contains the following:
- the col4a1 gene encoding collagen alpha-1(IV) chain, protein MPLPSGALLLLAALCSGVGLTGAEGCGASCGKCDCSGVKGTKGERGFPGLQGNMGFPGMQGPEGPPGSMGPKGDIGETGTPGLKGVRGPPGIPGFPGNPGLPGLNGNDGPPGAPGIPGCNGTKGERGRDGPSGFPGLQGPPGMPGIPGMKGDPGGVIGVVPLKGDKGFPGTPGYPGSRGPPGNMGPTGPPGFQGPKGDAGPPGPPGEKGDRLSFMEQKGDKGDRGFRGPPGPPGPGPSDVGGPTVTVIGPPGERGSKGDKGDKGYCYGVKGEIGPPGPKGKPGKDGEIGPKGQKGYYGVPGLPGLEGEKGERGPPGHGTGPPGAPGPSGYPGSKGEKGFPGPQGEAGPPGRFIEGPRGEKGQKGESGEKGDRGLEGESLVGPPGQPGDLGPPGPPGPPPDPGCNITKGPPGPPGLQGEVGQKGNKGDTCFDCNGFPEPGLPGPKGSKGEQGPPGLVGSKGDKGQPGFPGQPGKPGSAGSPGLRGNPGAVGEPGDIFIAPGLKGDKGLPGPDGSPGRPGLDGQPGRDGHPGVPGLKGEPAKEGIKGERGPDGDPGRIGPPGERGPPGQPGFGRPGEPGEKGSQGRPGTPGSPGKPGTKGEPGEGQSIPGPQGEPGPPGVAGIPGAPGIRGLPGDQGLPGFPGEKGEQGPSGIGFPGPTGPKGISGIPGAPGLPGERGAPGHDGLTGHTGPPGQKGEPGRGLPGPKGSQGLPGVTGFKGEKGSSGPPGVPGREGQTGPPGPQGIKGDVGPPGLPGNVGSPGPPGKGAPGPQGPQGPAGEPGPQGREGVKGEKGFPGVPGSDMPGPQGEKGTQGFPGPPGTKGQPGPPGLSGRDGLPGKQGSKGEMGVMGTPGVPGFPGPPGTAGSPGLRGDPGVTGPRGNFGEPGPKGERGEQGLPGPDGNLTNVDMEHMKGDKGDLGKPGEQGATGERGYVGEEGKPGLKGKDGAPGLPGHPGDKGDPGLAGDPGVMGPPGPKGSVGEMGIPGQVGPKGSKGNSGTPGHPGFKGDHGQKGDSGAPGEPGIGLPGVPGEKGQKGLSGSPGVQGEKGQKGYEGMPGKPGLQGSKGDQGSTGYPGESGRPGDRGIPGLPGSPGEPGREGQPGEHGMQGPPGLPGVKGEAGVDGIPGSSGERGEPGLPGRSFPGPAGGTGSKGDKGSPGFPGTPGHPGVPGTKGDKGLPGLQGPQGKTGEIGIPGASLEGPKGERGETGQPGEAGSRGTPGLPGVPGREGQKGDKGDQGWPGFQGETGRKGDPGTSGPPGETGLPGIEGQKGETGIQGVPGFPGTKGPVGNIGFKGEVGDRGFSGEKGHEGPPGPPGPHTFTKGDIGPHGVPGFPGPQGPAGFPGEKGQQGLTGIPGPKGEEGIPGYHGQAGAKGEPGPQGPQGPRGHPGPPGPDGVPGQVGPPGPSSMDHGFLVTRHSQSVDVPLCPHGTSLIYDGYSLLYVQGNERSHGQDLGTAGSCLRKFSPMPFLFCNINNVCNFASRNDYSYWLTSPEPMPMSMAPVTGESIKPFISRCAVCEAPAMVIAVHSQTIMIPACPHGWASLWIGYSFVMHTSAGAEGSGQALASPGSCLEEFRSAPFIECHGRGTCNYYANSYSFWLATIEDDGMFTKPVPTTLKAGNLRTHISRCQVCMKRT, encoded by the exons GGTGAGAGAGGATTTCCTGGTCTTCAAGGTAACATGGGTTTCCCAGGAATGCAGGGACCCGAGGGCCCTCCGGGTTCAATGGGCCCTAAG gGTGATATTGGTGAGACTGGGACCCCTGGATTGAAAGGAGTGAGG GGTCCTCCCGGTATTCCAGGTTTTCCAGGAAACCCAGGCCTACCG GGGCTTAATGGAAACGATGGACCACCAGGTGCACCAGGTATCCCAGGATGCAATGGGACCAAA ggagaaagaggaagggaTGGACCTTCTGGCTTTCCTGGTCTTCAAGGACCACCT GGAATGCCTGGAATTCCTGGAATGAAG GGGGACCCTGGTGGTGTGATTGGGGTTGTTCCCCTGAAAGGTGACAAAGGATTCCCTGGCACACCTGGATATCCT GGATCTCGTGGACCTCCTGGAAATATGGGACCTACAGGACCCCCGGGATTTCAAGGACCCAAA GGTGATGCAGGACCCCCTGGCCCACCTGGAGAAAAG GGTGACCGCCTGTCCTTTATGGAACAGAAAGGAGATAAG GGTGATCGAGGATTTCGTGGCCCCCCTGGCCCACCCGGACCAGGACCATCGGATGTAGGAGGACCAACTGTCACAGTGATAGGACCTCCG GGAGAAAGAGGATCTAAAGGAGATAAGGGTGATAAA GGCTACTGCTACGGTGTCAAAGGAGAAATAGGTCCACCAGGACCAAAA GGCAAACCTGGCAAGGACGGCGAAATTGGCCCAAAG GGACAAAAAGGCTATTATGGGGTTCCTGGCTTGCCTGGTCTTGAG GgtgaaaagggagagagaggaccaCCGGGTCAT GGTACTGGTCCCCCTGGTGCTCCTGGACCTTCTGGTTACCCTGGATCCAAAGGAGAAAAGG GTTTTCCTGGACCTCAAGGAGAGGCCGGTCCACCAG GACGGTTCATTGAAGGACCTCGTGGAGAGAAGGGTCAGAAAGGAGAATCtggagagaaaggagacagAGGTTTAGAAGGAGAGTCCCTTGTTGGACCTCCAGGACAACCAGGAGACCTTGGACCCCCTGGTCCACCAGGGCCCCCTC CTGACCCCGGATGTAACATTACGAAAGGGCCACCTGGTCCTCCAGGGTTACAAGGGGAAGTGGGACAGAAAG GTAACAAAGGCGAtacttgttttgactgcaacGGTTTCCCGGAACCTGGATTACCTGGTCCCAAGGGGTCAAAAGGAGAGCAGG GCCCTCCTGGGCTAGTGGGAAGCAAGGGAGACAAAGGCCAACCTGGTTTTCCTGGACAACCTGGAAAACCT GGTTCGGCAGGTAGTCCAGGTTTAAGGGGGAATCCTGGCGCTGTTGGTGAGCCAGGGGACATTTTCATAGCTCCTGGTCTGAAGGGAGATAAAGGTCTTCCTGGTCCTGATGGTTCACCAGGGAGACCAGGTCTGGATGGACAGCCAGGGAGAGATGGCCACCCTGGTGTACCCGGCCTTAAAGGAGAacct GCCAAAGAGGGCATCAAAGGTGAGCGTGGACCAGATGGAGATCCTGGTCGTATTGGACCCCCAGGAGAGAGGGGTCCCCCTGGACAGCCAGGCTTTGGTCGCCCAGGAGAGCCTGGCGAGAAAGGCAGTCAAGGCAGACCAGGAACACCTGGTTCTCCTGGAAAACCAG GTACAAAAGGTGAGCCTGGAGAAGGTCAGAGCATTCCTGGGCCTCAAGGTGaacctggaccaccaggagtgGCTGGAATTCCTGGAGCTCCAG GTATCCGAGGTCTGCCGGGAGATCAAGGCTTGCCAGGTTTTCCTGGAGAGAAGGGTGAACAAGGACCTTCTGGAATTGGATTTCCAGGCCCAACTGGTCCTAAAG GAATAAGTGGAATTCCAGGAGCACCAGGATTACCAGGGGAACGAGGAGCACCTGGGCATGATGGTTTGACTGGACATACTGGTCCACCTGGACAAAAA GGTGAACCAGGACGGGGTCTCCCAGGTCCAAAAGGGTCTCAGGGCCTCCCAGGAGTTACTGGATTCAAAGGAGAAAAAGGTAGTAGTGGACCACCTGGAGTTCCTGGACGAGAAGGCCAgacaggaccaccaggacctCAGGGAATCAAAG gtGATGTGGGACCCCCAGGACTGCCAGGTAATGTTGGCTCACCAGGTCCACCAGGAAAAGGTGCTCCCGGACCCCAGGGACCACAAGGACCAGCTGGAGAGCCTGGACCACAAg GTAGGGAAGGTGTAAAGGGAGAAAAGGGCTTTCCTGGTGTTCCTGGTTCGGACATGCCAGGACCTCAGGGAGAAAAAGGAACGCAAGGCTTCCCAGGACCCCCAGGCACTAAAGGACAGCCAGGGCCACCAGGGTTATCAGGCAGGGATGGACTTCCTGGTAAACAAG GCTCCAAAGGTGAAATGGGGGTCATGGGAACACCAGGAGTCCCAGGATTTCCCGGACCACCAGGTACAGCTGGTTCTCCAGGACTGAGAG GTGATCCTGGTGTTACTGGACCAAGAGGCAATTTTGGAGAACCTGGACctaaaggagagagaggagaacaggGTCTTCCAGGACCTGATGGGAACCTGACTAACGTTGATATGGAACACATGAAGGGAGATAAAGGGGATCTTGGAAAACCAG GTGAACAAGGTGCCACTGGAGAACGGGGTTATGTTGGAGAAGAAGGAAAACCTGGATTAAAAGGCAAAGATGGAGCGCCAGGACTACCAGGACATCCAG GTGATAAAGGAGACCCTGGTCTTGCTGGAGACCCTGGTGTTATGGGACCACCCGGACCAAAGGGCAGTGTAGGGGAGATGGGAATACCAG GCCAGGTTGGTCCAAAGGGTAGCAAAGGTAACAGTGGTACACCAGGGCATCCTGGATTTAAAGGGGATCATGGACAGAAAGGAGATAGTGGAGCACCTGGTGAGCCAGGTATTGGGTTGCCAGGAGTTCCTGGAGAAAAG GGCCAGAAGGGCCTTTCAGGATCCCCAGGAGTACAAGGAGAAAAAGGTCAGAAGGGATATGAGGGTATGCCTGGCAAGCCTGGATTGCAAGGCTCCAAAGGAGATCAAGGAAGCACTGGATATCCTG GTGAATCAGGTAGACCAGGTGACAGAGGGATTCCTGGGCTTCCTGGATCTCCAGGAGAACCTGGTCGTGAAGGCCAGCCTG GTGAACATGGCATGCAGGGACCTCCTGGCCTTCCTGGGGTAAAGGGAGAGGCTGGAGTGGATGGTATCCCTGGATCCTCAGGGGAACGAGGTGAACCAG GTTTACCTGGTCGAAGCTTCCCTGGGCCGGCAGGAGGAACAGGTAGCAAAG GTGACAAAGGTAGTCCAGGCTTCCCTGGCACTCCAGGCCACCCAGGTGTCCCTGGTACCAAAGGTGACAAAGGACTTCCAGGCCTGCAGGGACCACAGGGGAAGACTGGAGAAATAGGGATCCCAGGCGCTTCTCTGGAGGGCCctaaaggagagagaggagaaacaggacaaCCTGGAGAAGCAG GATCCAGAGGAACACCAGGATTGCCTGGTGTGCCAGGTAGAGAGGGCCAAAAGGGGGACAAAGGAGACCAGGGCTGGCCTGGATTCCAGGGGGAGACAGGACGTAAGGGTGACCCTGGAACCTCTGGACCTCCG GGAGAAACTGGTCTTCCAGGTATCGAGGGACAGAAAGGGGAGACGGGAATACAGGGTGTCCCTGGCTTCCCAG GTACAAAGGGTCCTGTTGGCAACATTGGATTCAAGGGAGAAGTTGGAGACAGAGGATTCTCAGGAGAGAAGG GTCATGAAGGGCCTCCTGGTCCACCTGGTCCCCATACCTTTACTAAGGGAGACATTGGACCCCATGGAGTTCCAGGTTTTCCAGGTCCTCAGGGGCCAGCAGGTTTTCCCGGAGAGAAAGGACAGCAAG GTTTGACAGGTATTCCTGGACCAAAAGGTGAAGAAGGAATTCCTGGATATCACGGTCAAGCTGGAGCCAAAGGAGAGCCTGGTCCACAGGGGCCACAAG GACCCAGAGGTCACCCTGGCCCTCCGGGACCTGATGGTGTTCCTGGTCAAGTCGGTCCACCTGGACCCTCTTCCATGGATCATGGATTCCTTGTAACTCGTCACAGCCAATCTGTCGATGTTCCACTTTGTCCCCATGGAACCTCACTCATATATGATGGCTACTCTCTGCTCTATGTACAAGGCAACGAACGATCCCATGGACAGGACCTAG GTACGGCCGGCAGCTGTCTAAGGAAATTCAGCCCCATGCCATTCCTATTCTGTAACATCAACAACGTGTGCAATTTTGCATCCCGTAATGATTATTCCTACTGGCTCACATCCCCGGAACCCATGCCCATGAGCATGGCACCCGTCACTGGTGAAAGCATCAAGCCTTTCATCAGCAG ATGTGCTGTATGTGAGGCTCCAGCCATGGTGATAGCAGTTCACAGTCAGACCATCATGATCCCTGCGTGTCCCCACGGCTGGGCCTCTCTGTGGATTGGCTACTCTTTTGTCATG CACACAAGCGCTGGGGCCGAGGGTTCGGGCCAGGCTCTGGCCTCTCCTGGTTCGTGCCTGGAGGAATTCCGTAGCGCTCCTTTCATCGAGTGCCACGGACGTGGAACTTGCAACTATTATGCCAACTCATACAGCTTCTGGCTCGCCACCATCGAAGACGACGGCATGTTTAC gAAACCCGTCCCAACAACGCTAAAAGCAGGCAACCTCCGAACCCACATAAGTCGCTGCCAGGTGTGCATGAAGAGGACATAA